A region of the Ischnura elegans chromosome 11, ioIscEleg1.1, whole genome shotgun sequence genome:
ccgcctctgACAACACATCTCGGAGGCCGACTGCAGAATCCTCCagaacataggcggatctaggaaagggggggcacgggggcacgtgcccccccagacccttaaaaaataggcaagatttttaatacggtcccgttatcatcgcgttcgttttgtattacggggtatccttgtgcccccccagtaagaaatcctggatctgcccctatCGTTCGTGCAATTGGGTGTCCTTTCTCACCTGGACCCATTCGACCACCCTGGCGGCGAAGGTGGGCGTGAAGTGGTAGGCATGGGTGAGTCCGAGGCCGTCCATGTCGAGGATGGCCAGCGCCCCCGCCACCTGCGTCTTCGGCTCCCTCATGGCCGCCTCCAGCATCATCACGCACCCCTGGAAGATCTCGTCCAGCGAGCACTGCGACGGCTTCCATTTGCCTGCAACGTAAACAAaaggcattcaaatttcattcacctgCGACATTCATGAAAGTGACCAGAAAGTAAACGTTTCGACCGTCATTTGCTGGAAAAACTCATTCTGCTGCACctctctaggcttagattgctgaaGTAATtgaaatagatatctttaggagcgacaaggagagcatcatattagtgtcccactatatttcccggaccgacaaaagcgataaattaagagagatattttgccgaacagtggcgtaactatggggggatgagggggatagatccccccccccccaaagcctcagagaaataaaaataatattcaaaactattgtctagttttgacttaaagtaaattttaacgtaaccttttgatgaaacccaaattttaagtgataaaattatgtaaaacgcATTTGCAAGcatgtaatttttccaaaattttcctaaaagggggagTGGTGGGTGGAAGGTCACCCTTCCCCGTCCCTTAccattccccccaaagcatattcgtaATTACGCCACTGTTACCGAACATATATTTATGGGAAGTCGTCTTTCCTCCGTgcaataaaagacttaaataaatgcttatcGTAATTTTGTTTGTGCATTTGCTTTCAtgtatatgtaaacggctggtatcctaacacccactgccacacgccttttttggcggcttgctggttagtaTGCATTTAGGTGTAGATTCGTTTAAAGGACGCACGCTCCCCCTCGATCGAGATTTTTTTCCTGGCGTATAACTTGAAAGATAGAAGATTGATTGagtatagtgatggaaaaatgtctgtcaaaatcgttttttcgaacaatcgattttaaatcgaaataatAAGCTCGACTTTAGAAGAAAATTAGAAATtcgaaccgaaagatcgattaatcgaaataatcgacggtcctttttttaaatgcagttagtacataaacatgtttattatacattcaaaaaacactcaaaatacacatttaaggtgcttaaaaaaatcccaaaaaatctactttgaaTACAGGCGTGCATTAATGTTagtaaaagtttaaatattcacgcacattaaagttttgtgATCATCGATTGGATCCATTCGGCTTAACTCAATTTATTGCAAAGATCAACTCAATTGTTTCCTTTTGAATTGGTATTATTCATGCGGATACTCTGGGAAACTTTCAATTTCTCCTCTCTTCAAATTGTGTTTCAGCTCCAAATATACAGTTAATTCTTACAAGCCGTAAACCTCACCGTTACATTTTTGTGATCATCGATTgcagtggcgcatcgagggggggtttttgggggataaacccccagagctcagagaaatttttaattttaatccattttacttaattggattgaaattattaatagaatagtgtaagtattaataaaatatccttcagaaatccgtaaaactcaccatttcgaacaaaattccgcaatttattaatctcgaacctaccgcttatcctggagggtattccatacacccatacaccccggtattagttgcacctaaaccccccctggCCCCCTAGATTGGAACTATTCGGCTTAACTCAATTTTTTACAAAGATAACTCCAATGTTTCCTTTTGAATTGGAATTATTCATGGGAATATTTCAATTCCTCCTCTTTTCTATTTGTGTTTCAGCTCCAAAGCTACAGTTAATTCTTAGATTTGTGGATCACAGTTAATGTGTCTCACCTCCAGACTCGACCAATAGCATCCGCCTTCCATGCTGATCTCTCTTCGGGAGAACTGTGAGGATGCTCTGTTGCAGAATATTCTTCGCACTCATCGGTGTCAGGCCCACGTATAATTtggcatttttcaatttgaaagcGTAATACCTTCGGAGCTGTAGAAAAGAGACATGAAAATAAACATAGTATCAGGCAGGTTTAGCAGTACACTATAGCATACGTAATTTTTACTCACTTTTAAAATGAAACATGTATtcgaaaaagtatttttatcacaGCAGACTTGAGGAGTATGCGATGTATATAATTTATCAATTGTGTTCCCAAACCCAGTAATCGGTAATGCTGGAGCCTTTGCGTTTATCAAACAGTAAAAGACATGAGTATTCATAGAAGTACACGTTTAGAAATGACCACATTGAAAATTCCACAAATATTGCACCGTAGATCTTTGATTTAACATTTCATgtgccaatgaaaatttttttatacagtACGCCAGCAGAGTAAAAATAGCACTTAACAcattattgatttttctttttttaaatttgtactcGATATATATTGCTGTATTTGCTTAATAAATAGCACAAAAGTGTAGAATCTCCGcagaaaaaattagtttcaataTGTACCATTTATCTGCGCTTTGAACTCGGTTACACACAAAGCGGTGTACTTTCAAcgtatattttcattaatttgggTTGAAAATAAACATCTCATCTTGTATATACTTAtattcttaataatttttatgtttagaTCTTGGTTCTAACTTTTTGATGACTGTAATGTTTTTATGtttagaattataattttatttattatttgagttCATAAATGACACTTCACATGGAAATTTGCTTATAGAGAAGACGGAAGTGTCGGCAACTTCGATGATTCAATCCATTCCTCTTACATAGGTGATCCAGATTCAACGGATAACGGAAATTACATGGTCAGAGGAATATTacaaggtatggtatttggaggaggcgaccgacagctgaggtcatttgcgccatgagggtagggtatggaaggaagggtggagagaaacccggcgtcggcattagcctgctcttaacgaaaggcgccaaggggaccacggcttaacgtcccatccgacggacggagtgttgtccttgaaatgtcctccacacagcattcaagcagggatcgggcagtctcttgaaattctctgccaccgccgggatttgaacccgggcccgccgggtgggaagccaacactctaaccaccacaccaacccgatcccccggaATATTACAAGTTtctataaaaaaaggaaagaacttACCAGTGCCCTTGCACTCTCTGGGTAGTATTTACATGGTCGGAGGAACTGTACCAGGAATGAGTCATCTTCCAGAGGTATGTTGAGATCATTCTCATCTGGtgagaaaaagaaaggaaaaaagagttaatttatttccataatatCCACCGTGGTACAGATCATAGCATAGGAATAGTATGAGAATAGAATAGGAATCTGAGTCTACCGGTATTGCTACGTTTCTTGTGCCCACCTTAATGTATGAACTACATATTGtaggaaaattttgagaaaatttacacATCCACAGTTAGACTCCTGCCCTTTTTTATcttttagttaaaaattattttcctcgattTGTATTACCTTTGATTCAAATGAATCGCTAACAATTTTAACGAATGGCCATGCATTGCTTTTCATTTTCTGATGTCTAAATTATGGAACATTCCTAGACACGGTcccaggcgttattttgtggaattgcaatgatagcactagatgctgaaacccgggtcgtgctatttaaaataaagtgtggaataaaacaaagttattttattttatagacaTGGATACTTCCAAAATTTGTCATTGACGGTGAGCACAGTCACCCTCGCGTTGAGATATTAAACAATTCGatgtttagtgttttttttctatgcAGAAAATAGCAGTAAAGATTTCTCAGGTTTTACACCGTCATACATAAGGTCCTACATATCTCTTTCAGACGATTGCTACTcgtccatcgtcctcagggattcaggaatccaatgatttaGCAATCAAGTTGCATTGCACATCgtaacgttggaaggagatatggagtaCCGTAACCGGTGTAAAACCCGATACATATTCACTGGCTAttcgataataatgcattttgCGGCCACAGAAGACCAAccagatttttattttacaaatatattggTTAGACTATGATTCGGACTTTGTGGTACATTATCCAACGATTTTATCactgagtttttctttttaataggaaaattcTCAAAAATCGTTGGCATATTAATGGCTGATTCCGGGTTTCGCTAgtaagtgggccctttccgcttctacaGCGATAAAgtgttttaccccgtcccttcccttcgaaccctatccctaccccagaggcggcgacgtgctcctatcgcggcggcgcctctttccttttcccttcctctactcccccttcccgggtgatcgggcgtataagtctctgacttggttcccgaccccggtgtgttgtatcccctGAAGCCTCATTTCTTAATGGTACATACatacatttttcttcaatgaaaaCGTCGAGCTATAAAAGAGTGGTATCAAGATATATGTAATTttgtacaatttaaaaaacatttttctttcaacCGGCACGAAAGGTGCTTACTTGGCTGTATGTTACTTctcgtttcaatatttttattttattttcactcatacCGGTTGTCGAAATGAACTTCCGTTGTTGATTTCGCAGCATGGGCGtatgaaattttctaaaatgcACGCAAAATTTGTCAAAGTTTGGATTGAAGCTGCTGATCTCACACATCTTTGTGAGATGAAAGACAGGACCGGAAAAAGTCATGAAATACATGCGTACATAGTTATTCCCACCCTTTTCATGCGTTTCAGAAAGATCAACTTAAATATAGTCCCTTTTTCGTAATGTGCAAGTCGCTTGCTTGCTACAACGCTTTGTGTTGGCACTTATATAATGTGATTATTCAGCGGAgttcttcattttaaaaaaaaacttaaaatatatttgctgaaaaaaattcgTGTTTCGTGTAGTGCGTAATTGGCCGATATCAGTTATCGTTGCGAATACTACGGAGATACCATGTTTGCATTGGAAAGTTAAGTTGGCCatattataatccttattttaacCGAATGTGCTATGTATTTGAAGTGTTCGCTTGGTCTAACCCTATTTTTGTCAGCGTCATTCAACGATAGCTGTTCTACAACTTCAACTTctataaaatgtttcaaaagcCTCTCTCTGGACATTTATTCTTCAGGTGCGGCGCGGCGCGGCGCGGTGGAGCAGGTACATTAAAATTGCTCAAGCTTTTGAAAATTGAGGTTAGGAACAATTTAATGCTTGTCTGCCTCAGTCGCTGTCGGTAAACGACAAAAACTTGTACTTTCCGTAGTTAAAGAGGCATTGAGAAACCTCGCagatgataatatatttttagtaataACATACAGAAGCCTGAAGAGGTACATACTAGAATTGTCGCAGAACATGGACATTTGTCGCAAGGCCCGCTAATTCCATTCATTACGCTAGTGGGAGTTCATTTAATTGCAAGCTTGGGCGTTGCATTTAACTGATATTTCGACCAAATCGAGTCCCCATTTCGaaatttcatgatgaatattGCCTCGCTTTTTTGCGTGCATTTAATGGCGAAATGATATTGAAAGGTCTATTTTCAGCTGAGGAAGTTATTGGTTCATCTTTGTGGACGTAAATGGCTTTTGGCTGTGGAAAAATGGTGCCTCTATCCACCGGAacgtaaacattttattttcatagttatgATTCAGCTTTTAAAAAGGAATTACTACTagtgttttataatttttaagattatCCTGAGAGCTACGTTTTGAAGATTTTATGTTTacctacaaataaaaaaattaatacatttaatgtCGTGTTGTTGTTGACCACGTCCCTATACGCTGTCAGATAAAATGGGCACTTTTCTTAAATCTGGTGTTATTAAgcttgtttataatatttttataaataaattcactgTTTTCATTATATATACCTTTTCATGTGGCAATGCCTTGTCTCCTTCCTACTAGCAACTGCAACCCTATCATTATTGAGAAGTTTCATTCTTGAAGTACTTTAGGGTAATGAGCGGGTTCGCATGATTGAAGACCCAGAAAGTTCTGTTTGGTTTTGGCAAAGCAAAAGTTAATAAACCGAAAGATGGTGTAAATCAAGCTACACAATTCTcttgataaataatgaaatactttCAAAGTTCCAAAGCTGAAATTGTTACGggctaagttttattttatttgtattaatatgCTGACTTTTTTGGAACACTAATGATTgtgataaaatgtattttttccatttattcctGTTTAATTTTGGCAATGACGAACTAAACATGGGGTATGTTGGAGGAATTTAAgcttaactattttatttattaatcccGAAAGGTTTCCTAAGTTCCAATGTGTAGACTTCTCTTGAAGTCTCTATGATTTTGAGAACACGTACTTTCCTTATTGAGCTGATGaacaaaaatgacaataatttgAGCGTAGTTCATAAGCCAAATACTAGCTTTCATACTTTGCTCATCAGTGTACAAATTTCCTTGTCATTTGTTCTTTATTCCTACATTACTACCACCCCACCCATTCCCACCCATTCTTGACCTTAGCAGATGAGCATGATGTTGCCATCGAAGTTTTTTCCGCTACTGTAAGTTCAAAGTTTGTCATTAATCGGTGACCATAAGTTGAAAAAACAGCACATCGCTTATTTTATAGGCCTCTATGTTTTGTGCAAGTTTCTTTATACCGGCGAGAAAAAAACCTTTATGACTGAATCGTGACTCATTCTTGCTTACgcttcgaaaataattttttcttcctcagtGTCATCAAGttccttctttatttttcaaatcatgaaGTAACATTTTCGCAGTTGTTTGGTTTGAGGAGGACGTGGTTGCCTAATGCCTACGAATTGAAGGTTCCTGGGTTGAATTCAAGGTGAAGCATTTTGAACGGCCCAAAAAATCCTCGCAGTGCGAAGTGGCTAGTAGAAAGAAACTATGACGACACCATAATACACCAATATGAGGATTCTACACGCCACTTAATTAgttttgggtgagctctaccctgacccatccaaatcaaccttcaggTTGAGGCACTCACAATGAGTCTTTGCTTTTGTTTGAAACCAAAAGGATGTCTACCCCATACCCATTTACTAATCGAATCGTTCATACAAAAACCCTATATCcaacaatttgtaaattttagggaaattgagaaaatattttctaactcATTTAATTTAGGGGCTTCCGCACTATAGGAATAATTTGATGCTCCGTCTATTTGGTGCTCAGTAGTTTATGCCCCAATAAATATATTACAAATTGTAGAGTCATAATGTACTAaaaactgaaaattcaaaaaaaatcGGCAATCTGTAACAGACGATTcaattaaaaaagtataatacTCCGAAAAGATTATTGGATATGATCTCTTAGCTGCAataaaccaatctcaggatttttgGTCGATGATGAAAGTGAAAATATAGGGAAAAGGAAATATGGCTCTTGGGGAAACGAAATTATTTAGATAACCATCGGAAAAAACAAACCTTGCTACAAATAAAAGTCCCATctccctttaaaaaaatcatacctaTATTTGTATCTTccgattatgaaaataatttcgcTATTGCTGGAGGCATGGTAGTCAGAGAGGAAGTGATAATTATTCTCGGAAACTTCCTTTAGTGTCATTAGCTCACTCTAAATGTTTTGTCCATCTTCCACTCAAGTGTTGGTGCTTGCAAAACATGGTGATTATGCAAATGAGTGCACTCAAAAGTTATCTTCCGAAAGTCACTTTTTGTGAAATACTCGACATCACatgtaatgaatggaaaattttcctgTGGACAACACCTGAACGGACACGTGCTTAAAAGTGTGGCAACCCATCGGGAAAAAGTCACGTCAAGAACATATTAGGTTAAAGTGAAGGACTGTGTTTCATATGCGAAACCTGTATTCTCATTGAGTTAATGAATAAAAGGCCAAAGGACAAGATACTAAAAGTTTAAGAGTGGCGGTAATGGCATCGATTATTCTTGAAATTGCATATCCATTCTTTGCTCGTACGTAATAACTTTATACTTCCAGCTTTGTTTTGAAACGTTTAATGGTACTAATCACCGATGCATAttttatgatggaaaaactaCCTTCTGATAACTGAGCTGATCTCCTCCTGAGGTCAGTATTCAAGTCATGGGTTTCCATAAAACACCGCTCGATAGTCTTTTAATGCTTTACACCATACGATTTTTTGCCCAAAAAAATCCAACAAATGAAATATGTCCTACTTAAGGTTTCATTCTGGGAATTGAGAAAATACCAGTGCACTAATATAAATGGGAAGAGTGAGATCTTCGTTAAGGAATATAAttaaacgaaaggaaaaatagacaaaGCATCAATTTGCTTAAAATCATCGTTCTACGGGTATTTTAATTCCTCCTTAAATATATTGTACAGTCTTTTTGTGTTTAATATAAGTTCTTTTTATGCGCGGTTTTCGGCactaaatgttgaaaataattaatgttgtttaaatgagacattgcaaaatttctcctctgaatttattttacgCACGAACTTTTCGAATTATTTTACCACAGTTAATGCAAGTTTCTCTGGAGAATGCTGTATAGGACGACAAAATGCGTCTTgcgttaaatgaaataaatgaaaaaattgctataTCTCGATTAGAAAATTTCTTTAGGGGTTTGCTGGAAGTTGCGGAAAACAAGTGCCTAGGGCTGAAAATATTTTGCCCGAAAGTAAAAGTTAtcaggaattatttttaatgtgaccTACAGAAAGACAACGATGATTTCTTACATTCGAAGGAACTTTATTCGTAAAATACGGGAATGaagggataataataataagacaaTGAAAATGAAGAAGTTAGAGATTGAAATtggagaaaacaagaaaaatttcgAGGAATTGACTTAATTGACTCTAGACGGTTAAGGTCCATGGAAAGGGTAAAAACGAAAGTATAACAGTGAAAGTCATCTTGCTATTTAGTGCCCTAATTTCACATAACGTCAAATGTACAAGATAATCGGAACATTAACCTGACGCGGGTTAGAAAAAACTTAAATCGGTGGTAACTCTCCTCTCGATGGCCAAGAaatctaaatttttatattttaaatttgaaatcataCCATATGTTATTATGTTATGCATAAAAGACATGTTAGTAACAGTCTACTTTTatcgaatggccaatttttgtcgcattttcaccaaatttaagattttcacaaatttcactttttaaacaataatagACATGAACCAAAGAGCTGcgacaaatataaataaatggtgCATATTTACATTcttatcttaagcctgaatcacacgatcattttttttcgtcgcgaaagtgatcactatcgcgatcactacgcaaaatgatcgtcgccggcaattgtttttcgcgatcgcgatgagtaTTCCCATCGctgtttttcatcactcgtccggtcgctttttccatcgctaaaaccgtcactaaaaccccaaaacagccaatcggaacgcattcccctatggagcgattgcagcgcaacgtttgacaattgtggaaACGACAtgaataaacaaacacgctatttaatttcgtgatgtgggtcctatgacaacgagctgtgatattggaaatgatgcgaaaagcgacggcgggagtgaccgtgtgattcagaaaaatgatcacaagagcgattgcttttcgcgacgggaaaagtgatctcgatagtgatcactttcgcgacgaaaaaaaatgatcgtgtgattcaggctttaataaGGGAATGGTTCATGTTATCCATCGGACTCCAAAACATACAACAACAAATGATTGATTCAATGAGCGGATTAGCGACATGAAAGAAATTATGGGTAAATGTGCACCTTCGGCTATCGTCGGATAAAAATAAACTACCTCGAGCAGAGAAAACGATTTTTCGAATAAAACACTTTGCAACGATGAGGAAATGCCATGCCCCTACCCAACCTCAAACCCCTGCCACCGCAGCATAATCCGACTGACACACAGCAAAATTTCGATATCCATTCGCTCgaattacatataatttaaaatgacgaattattGTATAAAATAACATTATATCACTTACCTACTTGTTGATTCTATCATGTGTTTCATGTGCTATGTTTGCCATTGTAAACGATGTACCATTCCCACATTTAAGTACCTATGTGGTATgtttacaattaatttaattgttttcGCAGTCCTATCGTCCATATCTAGGATTGTTCAAAAATTTAAAGAAgtgaaaaatcctaaattttgtgaaaatcgaCAAAAATTGGCTACATGATAAAACTTGATTGTTTTCGAAATTATTTCAAGCATCTAATCACTATGGGTAAACTTATCTCGGGATTTCCACATGGTTAAAAACTCTATTCCCGCCAAAAATGTAGTTTTCAACCCGGATGGAATGCCGAGAGAAATTTACCCATACATttcgccgggaaatcatcaaATCTTATTTATCTTATCCCTGTTTTTGCGAAATTTGAAGCTGCTGGTCGATAATTGAGCGTTTCATGTCTGATTTTGGAACCGGGTAATGTGAAACTTAATGGCTTAAATTTTCTTGATAACTACAAGGAGAAAAGATTGAGGATAAAGAGCACACTTCCAATTGCTTCATCTTGAGGTTTTCTCACTGACGCACGAAGCCACTCAACTGACCTTGTAAAAGTTCCCTGAGCTCCCGGATGCCTCGCTCAACGATCTCCGGTGACTCCCTGAGTTCTTTCCTGGCCACTTCTCTTAACTCGTGGCCAATATCATCTCCGCTCTCGAATTTCAGCTCGTACTGTCCCATGGGAAGGCAAGGGTTCGTGTTGATGTCCTCCATGTCCTGCGGAAACAAGTAAACGATTCAGGTAAACAAAAATGCTTTCCTTAACAAAAGTAgtcaacaaaatattaaaatggctaGCAACCAATGTCAAAACAAATATAGCCCATTGATGTTGATTTTTATGAGCTAATGCTAAATATTCAGCGGTAAAAAGTCTTTATTTTGGTACAATTGCACTAATAGACCAAATTAACATCGGTAGTGATTTGTTTTAGACAATCAGCTCAATTAAACTGAACATAATCCGTAATCAATGACGACTGAACACCATGAAATAGCAAcctttatataatatattttaaaatatgtggcaataaaaatagaatttttacattGATTCCCACATTATAGCCTTACCTACATGAGCATAACTCGGTTTAATTAACATTAttatccaataatttttttacagcagTAACAGAAGCGTACGATAAATTATGTGTAGTTCATAGACAAAATATTGCAGCATAAGTTCCTTTTATTTAGAGTGTTTGTAGCCATATCAAAGGCAATTTTCATTGAATGCATGATAAATAGGCGAAGAGAGTCAAAATATAGAGTAAAAAATCTAATGTTTATAGATAATAAGAAGAgtataattatggaaaaaagcGCATCGTTCGGCCTATTATCTGCAGATACGGATTCAAATGTGAAAGCAGGAATTTCCCACCATCCTCTCCATTGATACCTCGACAGAATgttaagcctaaatcacacgatcattttctttcgtcgcgaaaagtgatcaccagagcgatcgcttttcgcgacgggaaaagtgatcgctctagtgatcatttttctgagtcacacggtccctcccgccgtcgccttttcgcatcactttcgatatcacagcacgttgtcataggacccgcataacgaaaatatatagcgtgtttgtttatctatgtcgttcccacgattgccaaacgttgcgctgcaatcgctccacgCGGGAattcgttctgattggctgatattgggttttagtgacggttttagcgacggaaaaagcgaccggacgagtgatgaaaatggtgatgggaatcctcatcgcgatcgtgaacgcgaaaaacaattgccggcgacgatcattagCGAGCGATCACTAGGAAActacggataaaatgatcgtgtgattcaggctttagattggGAGCATATTATGCGAGGATTTTGCTGTATGACGTCATGATTCATTCATGTGCGTTCTGATAAGCTCATTTCGGCCGCCTTTTTAAGCCTCGAGACTTCAATTAAGCAATTGACCCATCTCAATTTTCTTAAGTGAGGTGCTCAGAATTTGAGATA
Encoded here:
- the LOC124168135 gene encoding alpha-tocopherol transfer protein-like isoform X2, producing the protein MEDINTNPCLPMGQYELKFESGDDIGHELREVARKELRESPEIVERGIRELRELLQDENDLNIPLEDDSFLVQFLRPCKYYPESARALLRRYYAFKLKNAKLYVGLTPMSAKNILQQSILTVLPKRDQHGRRMLLVESGGKWKPSQCSLDEIFQGCVMMLEAAMREPKTQVAGALAILDMDGLGLTHAYHFTPTFAARVVEWVQDCLPTRLKGVHIVNQPYVFNMIFALFKPFMREKLRKRLFMHGSDRKSILAHIDADCLPVQYGGNMKLPSIEGKEWVKFFSHYEKEYEIGGAYGFKPGTKVK
- the LOC124168135 gene encoding alpha-tocopherol transfer protein-like isoform X1, which encodes MGAGGSKLLSFQDMEDINTNPCLPMGQYELKFESGDDIGHELREVARKELRESPEIVERGIRELRELLQDENDLNIPLEDDSFLVQFLRPCKYYPESARALLRRYYAFKLKNAKLYVGLTPMSAKNILQQSILTVLPKRDQHGRRMLLVESGGKWKPSQCSLDEIFQGCVMMLEAAMREPKTQVAGALAILDMDGLGLTHAYHFTPTFAARVVEWVQDCLPTRLKGVHIVNQPYVFNMIFALFKPFMREKLRKRLFMHGSDRKSILAHIDADCLPVQYGGNMKLPSIEGKEWVKFFSHYEKEYEIGGAYGFKPGTKVK